Proteins from a single region of Acipenser ruthenus chromosome 31, fAciRut3.2 maternal haplotype, whole genome shotgun sequence:
- the LOC117396931 gene encoding ral guanine nucleotide dissociation stimulator-like isoform X5 — translation MMMMLDTQSSTQEIGEEVEEGAVYTITLRKVQVHQAASKGQRWLGVETEAALSLYETCKVRTIKAGTLEKLVEYLVSAFRGNDSTYVTIFLCTYRSFASTKQVLDLLLNRYAKLHHHSSAEGSRLTGDDRTELKNTISSILGAWLDQYSDDFWKPPEYGCLLQLISYLHLNFPGSDLERRACNLLAQFHQRQHRTPENEVLDHRACTFTMLEENGYEEERPDFLSFSQDVVAEQFTLLDAELFKKVVPYQCLGSTWSQRDKKGKEHLAPTIRATVTQFNNVTNCVISTCLSDKTLKPTQRAKILERWIEVARECRILKNFSSLRAILSALQCNSIHRLKKTWDEVSRENFRIFHELSEIFSDENNHSLSRELLIKEGTSKFATLEINPKRAQKRQQQQRELGVMQGTIPYLGTFLTDLVMMDTAMKDHLEGGLINFEKRKKEFEVIAQIKLLQSACNNYNFVQDSLFVEWLSGLERLSEAESYSQSCEIEPLSESASNTLKAKKNTGIIKRWSDRQPASAEPGCSSAGSSHSKSFEQLRYGPYLGGGGGGDGGDSLSVTSAGSSSSDVEEINISFVSESPDTTEKKNATSTVKHSNSALGKGSHLPEQILTFWESTSISSLETSGICSGSGSGSSSASSSSFSSTPVTASRSHKRSVSGFSSYSSLSLPLYNQQVDDCCIIRVSLDVDNGNMYKSILVTSQDKTPVVVRKAMVKHNLERERPEDYELVQVISEEKELKIPDNANVFYAMNSSANYNFVLKRRGFPKAGRTKHVASSTLPRMKQKGLKIAKGIF, via the exons AGCTCGACCCAGGAGATCggcgaggaggtggaggagggagCAGTCTACACCATCACACTCAGGAAGGTGCAGGTGCACCAGGCAGCCAGCAAGGGGCAGCGGTGGCTGGGG GTGGAGACGGAGGCAGCTCTGAGCCTCTACGAGACCTGTAAGGTGCGCACCATCAAGGCCGGCACTCTGGAGAAGCTGGTGGAGTATCTGGTGTCAGCCTTCAGGGGAAACGACTCGACCTATGTGACCATATTCCTGTGCACCTACCGCTCCTTCGCAAGCACAAAGCAAGTGCTGGATCTCCTGCTGAACAG GTATGCGAAGCTGCACCACCACTCCAGCGCAGAGGGCTCCAGACTGACCGGGGATGACCGGACAGAGCTGAAGAA CACTATCTCGTCGATCCTGGGCGCCTGGCTGGATCAGTACTCGGATGATTTCTGGAAGCCCCCGGAATACGGGTGTCTGCTGCAGCTCATCTCCTACCTGCACCTCAACTTCCCTGGCTCGGACCTGGAGAGGAGAGCCTGCAACCTGCTGGCCCAGTTCCACCAGAGACAGCACCGCACGCCGGAGAATGAGG TGCTTGACCACAGAGCCTGCACCTTCACCATGCTGGAGGAGAACGGATACGAGGAGGAGCGGCCCGACTTCCTGTCCTTCTCGCAGGACGTGGTGGCAGAGCAGTTCACGCTCTTGGACGCG GAGCTCTTCAAGAAGGTGGTGCCCTATCAGTGCCTGGGCAGCACCTGGTCTCAGAGAGACAAGAAGGGGAAGGAGCACCTGGCCCCCACCATCCGCGCCACGGTCACCCAGTTCAACAACGTCACCAACTGTGTGATCAGCACCTGCCTCAGCGACAAGACCCTCAAACCCACACAGAGAGCCAAGATCCTGGAGCGGTGGATCGAGGTGGCCAGG GAATGTCGGATCCTGAAGAACTTCTCGTCCCTCAGAGCGATCCTCTCGGCTCTGCAGTGCAACTCCATCCACAGGCTCAAGAAGACCTGGGACGAGGTGTCCAGGGAAAACTTCCGGATATTTCACGAGCTGTCGGAAATCTTCTCCGACGAGAACAACCACTCCCTGAGCCGGGAGCTGCTCATCAAG GAGGGCACCTCAAAGTTCGCCACGCTGGAGATCAACCCCAAGCGGGCACAgaaacggcagcagcagcagagagagCTG GGTGTGATGCAAGGCACTATCCCCTACCTGGGCACCTTCCTCACTGACCTGGTCATGATGGACACTGCCATGAAAGACCATCTCGAG gGAGGATTAATAaactttgaaaaaagaaaaaag GAGTTTGAGGTGATCGCCCAGATCAAGCTGCTGCAGTCAGCCTGCAACAACTACAACTTCGTCCAGGACTCCCTGTTTGTGGAGTGGCTGTCCGGGCTGGAGAGGCTCAGCGAGGCAGAGAG TTACAGCCAGTCGTGCGAGATTGAACCCCTGTCTGAGTCCGCCAGCAACACCCTGAAAGCCAAGAAAAACACGGGGATCATCAAGCGATGGAGCGA TAGGCAGCCTGCCAGTGCGGAGCCGGGCTGCAGCAGCGCGGGGAGCTCCCACTCCAAGTCCTTCGAGCAGCTGCGCTACGGACCCTACCtggggggcggaggggggggAGACGGGGGGGACTCCCTCAGCGTGACCTCGGCCGGCTCTTCCAGCTCCGACGTGGAGGAGATCAACATCAGCTTCGTCTCCGAGTCCCCCGACACGACCGAGAAGAAG AATGCCACGTCTACTGTAAAACATTCCAACTCTGCCTTAGGCAAGGGGAGCCACCTTCCAGAGCAGATTCTCACG TTCTGGGAGTCCACGTCCATCTCCTCTCTGGAGACGTCTGGGATCTGCTCAGGCTCGGGCTCGGGTTCCAGCAGCGCCTCGTCCTCCTCGTTCTCCTCCACTCCCGTCACAGCCTCTCGCTCGCACAAGCGCTCAGTCTCCGGCTTCTCCAGCTACTCCTCCCTGTCTCTGCCCCTCTACAATCAGCAGGTGGACGACTGCTGCATCATCCGGGTCAGCCTGGACGTGGACAACGGCAACATGTACAAGAGCATCCTG GTGACGAGTCAGGATAAGACCCCCGTGGTGGTCCGCAAGGCCATGGTGAAACACAACCTGGAGCGCGAGCGGCCGGAGGACTACGAGCTGGTGCAGGTCATCTCCGAGGAGAAAG AACTGAAGATCCCCGACAACGCAAACGTCTTCTACGCCATGAACTCGTCGGCCAACTACAACTTCGTCCTGAAGAGGCGGGGCTTCCCCAAAGCGGGCCGGACCAAGCACGTGGCCAGCTCCACCCTCCCGCGCATGAAGCAGAAGGGCCTGAAGATCGCCAAGGGCATCTTCTAA
- the LOC117396931 gene encoding ral guanine nucleotide dissociation stimulator-like isoform X1: protein MVYLMQSGLQNVKSGSPDMMFDANSWKIRSIWDGVKLEVAGDSSPVVLHSFTQLDPDLPQLESSTQEIGEEVEEGAVYTITLRKVQVHQAASKGQRWLGVETEAALSLYETCKVRTIKAGTLEKLVEYLVSAFRGNDSTYVTIFLCTYRSFASTKQVLDLLLNRYAKLHHHSSAEGSRLTGDDRTELKNTISSILGAWLDQYSDDFWKPPEYGCLLQLISYLHLNFPGSDLERRACNLLAQFHQRQHRTPENEVLDHRACTFTMLEENGYEEERPDFLSFSQDVVAEQFTLLDAELFKKVVPYQCLGSTWSQRDKKGKEHLAPTIRATVTQFNNVTNCVISTCLSDKTLKPTQRAKILERWIEVARECRILKNFSSLRAILSALQCNSIHRLKKTWDEVSRENFRIFHELSEIFSDENNHSLSRELLIKEGTSKFATLEINPKRAQKRQQQQRELGVMQGTIPYLGTFLTDLVMMDTAMKDHLEGGLINFEKRKKEFEVIAQIKLLQSACNNYNFVQDSLFVEWLSGLERLSEAESYSQSCEIEPLSESASNTLKAKKNTGIIKRWSDRQPASAEPGCSSAGSSHSKSFEQLRYGPYLGGGGGGDGGDSLSVTSAGSSSSDVEEINISFVSESPDTTEKKNATSTVKHSNSALGKGSHLPEQILTFWESTSISSLETSGICSGSGSGSSSASSSSFSSTPVTASRSHKRSVSGFSSYSSLSLPLYNQQVDDCCIIRVSLDVDNGNMYKSILVTSQDKTPVVVRKAMVKHNLERERPEDYELVQVISEEKELKIPDNANVFYAMNSSANYNFVLKRRGFPKAGRTKHVASSTLPRMKQKGLKIAKGIF from the exons AGCTCGACCCAGGAGATCggcgaggaggtggaggagggagCAGTCTACACCATCACACTCAGGAAGGTGCAGGTGCACCAGGCAGCCAGCAAGGGGCAGCGGTGGCTGGGG GTGGAGACGGAGGCAGCTCTGAGCCTCTACGAGACCTGTAAGGTGCGCACCATCAAGGCCGGCACTCTGGAGAAGCTGGTGGAGTATCTGGTGTCAGCCTTCAGGGGAAACGACTCGACCTATGTGACCATATTCCTGTGCACCTACCGCTCCTTCGCAAGCACAAAGCAAGTGCTGGATCTCCTGCTGAACAG GTATGCGAAGCTGCACCACCACTCCAGCGCAGAGGGCTCCAGACTGACCGGGGATGACCGGACAGAGCTGAAGAA CACTATCTCGTCGATCCTGGGCGCCTGGCTGGATCAGTACTCGGATGATTTCTGGAAGCCCCCGGAATACGGGTGTCTGCTGCAGCTCATCTCCTACCTGCACCTCAACTTCCCTGGCTCGGACCTGGAGAGGAGAGCCTGCAACCTGCTGGCCCAGTTCCACCAGAGACAGCACCGCACGCCGGAGAATGAGG TGCTTGACCACAGAGCCTGCACCTTCACCATGCTGGAGGAGAACGGATACGAGGAGGAGCGGCCCGACTTCCTGTCCTTCTCGCAGGACGTGGTGGCAGAGCAGTTCACGCTCTTGGACGCG GAGCTCTTCAAGAAGGTGGTGCCCTATCAGTGCCTGGGCAGCACCTGGTCTCAGAGAGACAAGAAGGGGAAGGAGCACCTGGCCCCCACCATCCGCGCCACGGTCACCCAGTTCAACAACGTCACCAACTGTGTGATCAGCACCTGCCTCAGCGACAAGACCCTCAAACCCACACAGAGAGCCAAGATCCTGGAGCGGTGGATCGAGGTGGCCAGG GAATGTCGGATCCTGAAGAACTTCTCGTCCCTCAGAGCGATCCTCTCGGCTCTGCAGTGCAACTCCATCCACAGGCTCAAGAAGACCTGGGACGAGGTGTCCAGGGAAAACTTCCGGATATTTCACGAGCTGTCGGAAATCTTCTCCGACGAGAACAACCACTCCCTGAGCCGGGAGCTGCTCATCAAG GAGGGCACCTCAAAGTTCGCCACGCTGGAGATCAACCCCAAGCGGGCACAgaaacggcagcagcagcagagagagCTG GGTGTGATGCAAGGCACTATCCCCTACCTGGGCACCTTCCTCACTGACCTGGTCATGATGGACACTGCCATGAAAGACCATCTCGAG gGAGGATTAATAaactttgaaaaaagaaaaaag GAGTTTGAGGTGATCGCCCAGATCAAGCTGCTGCAGTCAGCCTGCAACAACTACAACTTCGTCCAGGACTCCCTGTTTGTGGAGTGGCTGTCCGGGCTGGAGAGGCTCAGCGAGGCAGAGAG TTACAGCCAGTCGTGCGAGATTGAACCCCTGTCTGAGTCCGCCAGCAACACCCTGAAAGCCAAGAAAAACACGGGGATCATCAAGCGATGGAGCGA TAGGCAGCCTGCCAGTGCGGAGCCGGGCTGCAGCAGCGCGGGGAGCTCCCACTCCAAGTCCTTCGAGCAGCTGCGCTACGGACCCTACCtggggggcggaggggggggAGACGGGGGGGACTCCCTCAGCGTGACCTCGGCCGGCTCTTCCAGCTCCGACGTGGAGGAGATCAACATCAGCTTCGTCTCCGAGTCCCCCGACACGACCGAGAAGAAG AATGCCACGTCTACTGTAAAACATTCCAACTCTGCCTTAGGCAAGGGGAGCCACCTTCCAGAGCAGATTCTCACG TTCTGGGAGTCCACGTCCATCTCCTCTCTGGAGACGTCTGGGATCTGCTCAGGCTCGGGCTCGGGTTCCAGCAGCGCCTCGTCCTCCTCGTTCTCCTCCACTCCCGTCACAGCCTCTCGCTCGCACAAGCGCTCAGTCTCCGGCTTCTCCAGCTACTCCTCCCTGTCTCTGCCCCTCTACAATCAGCAGGTGGACGACTGCTGCATCATCCGGGTCAGCCTGGACGTGGACAACGGCAACATGTACAAGAGCATCCTG GTGACGAGTCAGGATAAGACCCCCGTGGTGGTCCGCAAGGCCATGGTGAAACACAACCTGGAGCGCGAGCGGCCGGAGGACTACGAGCTGGTGCAGGTCATCTCCGAGGAGAAAG AACTGAAGATCCCCGACAACGCAAACGTCTTCTACGCCATGAACTCGTCGGCCAACTACAACTTCGTCCTGAAGAGGCGGGGCTTCCCCAAAGCGGGCCGGACCAAGCACGTGGCCAGCTCCACCCTCCCGCGCATGAAGCAGAAGGGCCTGAAGATCGCCAAGGGCATCTTCTAA
- the LOC117396931 gene encoding ral guanine nucleotide dissociation stimulator-like isoform X4 yields the protein MEAKSVFSLQKALVQPVKMCMFDFPVSILEDLSSTQEIGEEVEEGAVYTITLRKVQVHQAASKGQRWLGVETEAALSLYETCKVRTIKAGTLEKLVEYLVSAFRGNDSTYVTIFLCTYRSFASTKQVLDLLLNRYAKLHHHSSAEGSRLTGDDRTELKNTISSILGAWLDQYSDDFWKPPEYGCLLQLISYLHLNFPGSDLERRACNLLAQFHQRQHRTPENEVLDHRACTFTMLEENGYEEERPDFLSFSQDVVAEQFTLLDAELFKKVVPYQCLGSTWSQRDKKGKEHLAPTIRATVTQFNNVTNCVISTCLSDKTLKPTQRAKILERWIEVARECRILKNFSSLRAILSALQCNSIHRLKKTWDEVSRENFRIFHELSEIFSDENNHSLSRELLIKEGTSKFATLEINPKRAQKRQQQQRELGVMQGTIPYLGTFLTDLVMMDTAMKDHLEGGLINFEKRKKEFEVIAQIKLLQSACNNYNFVQDSLFVEWLSGLERLSEAESYSQSCEIEPLSESASNTLKAKKNTGIIKRWSDRQPASAEPGCSSAGSSHSKSFEQLRYGPYLGGGGGGDGGDSLSVTSAGSSSSDVEEINISFVSESPDTTEKKNATSTVKHSNSALGKGSHLPEQILTFWESTSISSLETSGICSGSGSGSSSASSSSFSSTPVTASRSHKRSVSGFSSYSSLSLPLYNQQVDDCCIIRVSLDVDNGNMYKSILVTSQDKTPVVVRKAMVKHNLERERPEDYELVQVISEEKELKIPDNANVFYAMNSSANYNFVLKRRGFPKAGRTKHVASSTLPRMKQKGLKIAKGIF from the exons AGCTCGACCCAGGAGATCggcgaggaggtggaggagggagCAGTCTACACCATCACACTCAGGAAGGTGCAGGTGCACCAGGCAGCCAGCAAGGGGCAGCGGTGGCTGGGG GTGGAGACGGAGGCAGCTCTGAGCCTCTACGAGACCTGTAAGGTGCGCACCATCAAGGCCGGCACTCTGGAGAAGCTGGTGGAGTATCTGGTGTCAGCCTTCAGGGGAAACGACTCGACCTATGTGACCATATTCCTGTGCACCTACCGCTCCTTCGCAAGCACAAAGCAAGTGCTGGATCTCCTGCTGAACAG GTATGCGAAGCTGCACCACCACTCCAGCGCAGAGGGCTCCAGACTGACCGGGGATGACCGGACAGAGCTGAAGAA CACTATCTCGTCGATCCTGGGCGCCTGGCTGGATCAGTACTCGGATGATTTCTGGAAGCCCCCGGAATACGGGTGTCTGCTGCAGCTCATCTCCTACCTGCACCTCAACTTCCCTGGCTCGGACCTGGAGAGGAGAGCCTGCAACCTGCTGGCCCAGTTCCACCAGAGACAGCACCGCACGCCGGAGAATGAGG TGCTTGACCACAGAGCCTGCACCTTCACCATGCTGGAGGAGAACGGATACGAGGAGGAGCGGCCCGACTTCCTGTCCTTCTCGCAGGACGTGGTGGCAGAGCAGTTCACGCTCTTGGACGCG GAGCTCTTCAAGAAGGTGGTGCCCTATCAGTGCCTGGGCAGCACCTGGTCTCAGAGAGACAAGAAGGGGAAGGAGCACCTGGCCCCCACCATCCGCGCCACGGTCACCCAGTTCAACAACGTCACCAACTGTGTGATCAGCACCTGCCTCAGCGACAAGACCCTCAAACCCACACAGAGAGCCAAGATCCTGGAGCGGTGGATCGAGGTGGCCAGG GAATGTCGGATCCTGAAGAACTTCTCGTCCCTCAGAGCGATCCTCTCGGCTCTGCAGTGCAACTCCATCCACAGGCTCAAGAAGACCTGGGACGAGGTGTCCAGGGAAAACTTCCGGATATTTCACGAGCTGTCGGAAATCTTCTCCGACGAGAACAACCACTCCCTGAGCCGGGAGCTGCTCATCAAG GAGGGCACCTCAAAGTTCGCCACGCTGGAGATCAACCCCAAGCGGGCACAgaaacggcagcagcagcagagagagCTG GGTGTGATGCAAGGCACTATCCCCTACCTGGGCACCTTCCTCACTGACCTGGTCATGATGGACACTGCCATGAAAGACCATCTCGAG gGAGGATTAATAaactttgaaaaaagaaaaaag GAGTTTGAGGTGATCGCCCAGATCAAGCTGCTGCAGTCAGCCTGCAACAACTACAACTTCGTCCAGGACTCCCTGTTTGTGGAGTGGCTGTCCGGGCTGGAGAGGCTCAGCGAGGCAGAGAG TTACAGCCAGTCGTGCGAGATTGAACCCCTGTCTGAGTCCGCCAGCAACACCCTGAAAGCCAAGAAAAACACGGGGATCATCAAGCGATGGAGCGA TAGGCAGCCTGCCAGTGCGGAGCCGGGCTGCAGCAGCGCGGGGAGCTCCCACTCCAAGTCCTTCGAGCAGCTGCGCTACGGACCCTACCtggggggcggaggggggggAGACGGGGGGGACTCCCTCAGCGTGACCTCGGCCGGCTCTTCCAGCTCCGACGTGGAGGAGATCAACATCAGCTTCGTCTCCGAGTCCCCCGACACGACCGAGAAGAAG AATGCCACGTCTACTGTAAAACATTCCAACTCTGCCTTAGGCAAGGGGAGCCACCTTCCAGAGCAGATTCTCACG TTCTGGGAGTCCACGTCCATCTCCTCTCTGGAGACGTCTGGGATCTGCTCAGGCTCGGGCTCGGGTTCCAGCAGCGCCTCGTCCTCCTCGTTCTCCTCCACTCCCGTCACAGCCTCTCGCTCGCACAAGCGCTCAGTCTCCGGCTTCTCCAGCTACTCCTCCCTGTCTCTGCCCCTCTACAATCAGCAGGTGGACGACTGCTGCATCATCCGGGTCAGCCTGGACGTGGACAACGGCAACATGTACAAGAGCATCCTG GTGACGAGTCAGGATAAGACCCCCGTGGTGGTCCGCAAGGCCATGGTGAAACACAACCTGGAGCGCGAGCGGCCGGAGGACTACGAGCTGGTGCAGGTCATCTCCGAGGAGAAAG AACTGAAGATCCCCGACAACGCAAACGTCTTCTACGCCATGAACTCGTCGGCCAACTACAACTTCGTCCTGAAGAGGCGGGGCTTCCCCAAAGCGGGCCGGACCAAGCACGTGGCCAGCTCCACCCTCCCGCGCATGAAGCAGAAGGGCCTGAAGATCGCCAAGGGCATCTTCTAA
- the LOC117396931 gene encoding ral guanine nucleotide dissociation stimulator-like isoform X2, which translates to MVYLMQSGLQNVKSGSPDMMFDANSWKIRSIWDGVKLEVAGDSSPVVLHSFTQLDPDLPQLESSTQEIGEEVEEGAVYTITLRKVQVHQAASKGQRWLGVETEAALSLYETCKVRTIKAGTLEKLVEYLVSAFRGNDSTYVTIFLCTYRSFASTKQVLDLLLNRYAKLHHHSSAEGSRLTGDDRTELKNTISSILGAWLDQYSDDFWKPPEYGCLLQLISYLHLNFPGSDLERRACNLLAQFHQRQHRTPENEVLDHRACTFTMLEENGYEEERPDFLSFSQDVVAEQFTLLDAELFKKVVPYQCLGSTWSQRDKKGKEHLAPTIRATVTQFNNVTNCVISTCLSDKTLKPTQRAKILERWIEVARECRILKNFSSLRAILSALQCNSIHRLKKTWDEVSRENFRIFHELSEIFSDENNHSLSRELLIKEGTSKFATLEINPKRAQKRQQQQRELGVMQGTIPYLGTFLTDLVMMDTAMKDHLEGGLINFEKRKKEFEVIAQIKLLQSACNNYNFVQDSLFVEWLSGLERLSEAESYSQSCEIEPLSESASNTLKAKKNTGIIKRWSEQPASAEPGCSSAGSSHSKSFEQLRYGPYLGGGGGGDGGDSLSVTSAGSSSSDVEEINISFVSESPDTTEKKNATSTVKHSNSALGKGSHLPEQILTFWESTSISSLETSGICSGSGSGSSSASSSSFSSTPVTASRSHKRSVSGFSSYSSLSLPLYNQQVDDCCIIRVSLDVDNGNMYKSILVTSQDKTPVVVRKAMVKHNLERERPEDYELVQVISEEKELKIPDNANVFYAMNSSANYNFVLKRRGFPKAGRTKHVASSTLPRMKQKGLKIAKGIF; encoded by the exons AGCTCGACCCAGGAGATCggcgaggaggtggaggagggagCAGTCTACACCATCACACTCAGGAAGGTGCAGGTGCACCAGGCAGCCAGCAAGGGGCAGCGGTGGCTGGGG GTGGAGACGGAGGCAGCTCTGAGCCTCTACGAGACCTGTAAGGTGCGCACCATCAAGGCCGGCACTCTGGAGAAGCTGGTGGAGTATCTGGTGTCAGCCTTCAGGGGAAACGACTCGACCTATGTGACCATATTCCTGTGCACCTACCGCTCCTTCGCAAGCACAAAGCAAGTGCTGGATCTCCTGCTGAACAG GTATGCGAAGCTGCACCACCACTCCAGCGCAGAGGGCTCCAGACTGACCGGGGATGACCGGACAGAGCTGAAGAA CACTATCTCGTCGATCCTGGGCGCCTGGCTGGATCAGTACTCGGATGATTTCTGGAAGCCCCCGGAATACGGGTGTCTGCTGCAGCTCATCTCCTACCTGCACCTCAACTTCCCTGGCTCGGACCTGGAGAGGAGAGCCTGCAACCTGCTGGCCCAGTTCCACCAGAGACAGCACCGCACGCCGGAGAATGAGG TGCTTGACCACAGAGCCTGCACCTTCACCATGCTGGAGGAGAACGGATACGAGGAGGAGCGGCCCGACTTCCTGTCCTTCTCGCAGGACGTGGTGGCAGAGCAGTTCACGCTCTTGGACGCG GAGCTCTTCAAGAAGGTGGTGCCCTATCAGTGCCTGGGCAGCACCTGGTCTCAGAGAGACAAGAAGGGGAAGGAGCACCTGGCCCCCACCATCCGCGCCACGGTCACCCAGTTCAACAACGTCACCAACTGTGTGATCAGCACCTGCCTCAGCGACAAGACCCTCAAACCCACACAGAGAGCCAAGATCCTGGAGCGGTGGATCGAGGTGGCCAGG GAATGTCGGATCCTGAAGAACTTCTCGTCCCTCAGAGCGATCCTCTCGGCTCTGCAGTGCAACTCCATCCACAGGCTCAAGAAGACCTGGGACGAGGTGTCCAGGGAAAACTTCCGGATATTTCACGAGCTGTCGGAAATCTTCTCCGACGAGAACAACCACTCCCTGAGCCGGGAGCTGCTCATCAAG GAGGGCACCTCAAAGTTCGCCACGCTGGAGATCAACCCCAAGCGGGCACAgaaacggcagcagcagcagagagagCTG GGTGTGATGCAAGGCACTATCCCCTACCTGGGCACCTTCCTCACTGACCTGGTCATGATGGACACTGCCATGAAAGACCATCTCGAG gGAGGATTAATAaactttgaaaaaagaaaaaag GAGTTTGAGGTGATCGCCCAGATCAAGCTGCTGCAGTCAGCCTGCAACAACTACAACTTCGTCCAGGACTCCCTGTTTGTGGAGTGGCTGTCCGGGCTGGAGAGGCTCAGCGAGGCAGAGAG TTACAGCCAGTCGTGCGAGATTGAACCCCTGTCTGAGTCCGCCAGCAACACCCTGAAAGCCAAGAAAAACACGGGGATCATCAAGCGATGGAGCGA GCAGCCTGCCAGTGCGGAGCCGGGCTGCAGCAGCGCGGGGAGCTCCCACTCCAAGTCCTTCGAGCAGCTGCGCTACGGACCCTACCtggggggcggaggggggggAGACGGGGGGGACTCCCTCAGCGTGACCTCGGCCGGCTCTTCCAGCTCCGACGTGGAGGAGATCAACATCAGCTTCGTCTCCGAGTCCCCCGACACGACCGAGAAGAAG AATGCCACGTCTACTGTAAAACATTCCAACTCTGCCTTAGGCAAGGGGAGCCACCTTCCAGAGCAGATTCTCACG TTCTGGGAGTCCACGTCCATCTCCTCTCTGGAGACGTCTGGGATCTGCTCAGGCTCGGGCTCGGGTTCCAGCAGCGCCTCGTCCTCCTCGTTCTCCTCCACTCCCGTCACAGCCTCTCGCTCGCACAAGCGCTCAGTCTCCGGCTTCTCCAGCTACTCCTCCCTGTCTCTGCCCCTCTACAATCAGCAGGTGGACGACTGCTGCATCATCCGGGTCAGCCTGGACGTGGACAACGGCAACATGTACAAGAGCATCCTG GTGACGAGTCAGGATAAGACCCCCGTGGTGGTCCGCAAGGCCATGGTGAAACACAACCTGGAGCGCGAGCGGCCGGAGGACTACGAGCTGGTGCAGGTCATCTCCGAGGAGAAAG AACTGAAGATCCCCGACAACGCAAACGTCTTCTACGCCATGAACTCGTCGGCCAACTACAACTTCGTCCTGAAGAGGCGGGGCTTCCCCAAAGCGGGCCGGACCAAGCACGTGGCCAGCTCCACCCTCCCGCGCATGAAGCAGAAGGGCCTGAAGATCGCCAAGGGCATCTTCTAA